Proteins co-encoded in one Pelobates fuscus isolate aPelFus1 chromosome 5, aPelFus1.pri, whole genome shotgun sequence genomic window:
- the PRR16 gene encoding protein Largen isoform X2, which produces MTDSSKTDTLNSSSSSTTASSLDKIKVRANAPLITPPAHQSAVLTVLRKPNPPPPPPRLTPVKFEDTPMLNNSTNPVKNNGPLLRNGGLPGGPTKVPNGDRCAIHNTKVDKFVAQPLTHRPEKERCSQTTTRERVRFSENVLYHGYCPDCDIRSEIKNREGHLHGEPVHVAGKLPHNCPPLPPPPLPAFPLENGGLGINSSGSHPPPKTGMLPPLTAPKPQKTILRKSTTTTV; this is translated from the coding sequence ATGACAGACAGCTCAAAAACAGACACATTGAACAGCAGCTCCAGTAGCACAACTGCTTCCAGCTTAGACAAGATTAAAGTACGAGCAAATGCCCCATTAATAACACCACCTGCACACCAATCAGCTGTTCTTACAGTGCTTAGAAAGCCTAAtcctcctccaccaccaccacggTTGACACCTGTAAAGTTTGAAGATACTCCTATGTTGAATAATTCAACAAATCCCGTAAAGAATAATGGCCCTTTGCTTCGGAATGGTGGTTTACCCGGAGGACCTACCAAAGTTCCAAATGGTGATAGATGTGCTATTCATAACACTAAGGTGGATAAATTTGTTGCACAGCCTTTGACACATAGGCCAGAAAAGGAACGTTGTTCACAGACTACAACAAGAGAACGTGTACGTTTTAGTGAAAATGTGTTATACCACGGCTACTGTCCGGACTGTGATATTCGGTCTGAAATAAAAAACAGAGAGGGGCATCTACATGGGGAGCCTGTCCACGTAGCAGGAAAACTTCCTCATAATTGCCCTCCTTTACCACCACCCCCTCTCCCAGCATTTCCTCTTGAAAATGGAGGGCTTGGAATAAACAGTAGCGGTAGTCACCCTCCCCCAAAGACTGGCATGCTGCCTCCACTGACTGCACCAAAACCTCAAAAAACTATTCTGAGGAAATCTACCACTACAACAGTGTGA